In Rutidosis leptorrhynchoides isolate AG116_Rl617_1_P2 chromosome 6, CSIRO_AGI_Rlap_v1, whole genome shotgun sequence, the DNA window gcctactttgcggcaatgaccggggtaaCCGCATTGCCTAACGCAataatttttctttcaggtgttatacaagcctgagatttctggccgaatggctaagtgggccgttgaattaggtgaacatgaaataaatttttcttcgcgcagtgcggttaagggtcaaatacttgctgattacctagcagaattacctgcggatgtcgaggcatcagcagaacatcgggatccacctgcaccaactatgtcaccatgggaattgtacaccgatggagcgtgcagcgcatctggtgcaggtgcgggtgtaattttaacaggcccggatggcgaagagcatacatacgcactgcggtttaattttgctgttacaaacaacgaagcagagtatgaggctctgttagcaggtatgcgcattgcgcataagttaaacgttaaaattttgcacgcttatgtggattcaaagctagtatgcagtcaagtcagcggagatttcgaagcgcatgacatagccatgcagcaatatctatcgcttgttcacaacctcgctgaccagtttgaagcttttcaaatctcccacgtaatgcgtgggcaaaataagaaggcggatgcgctaagcaaactggctgccttggcttttgatcatatgggaaagaaagttctaatagaagaactcaatgcgaaatccattgttatgatgcctttagtggcaccagttgaggaatcaagctcaacatggatgacgcccattgtggctttcctgcgggatggcacatctcctgcggattccgctgatgcaaagaaagtccgcgttaaggcaccgctgtatgcccttgagggtgacgtcctatatcgaaaaaattatttgggaccacacttaaggtgcattggcccgaaagaggcagaggaagttgtacgcgaggtgcatgagggtgcatgcgcactccattcggggcacaggtccattgtgtcaaaaataatgcggctaggatattattggcccaccatgtacgcggatactgcgcgcatagttaagcaatgtgaatcatgccaaatacatgcacctattagcagagcacctgcgcatccaatgataccagtctcctcaccgtggccattctgcaaatgggcaatcgacatagtcggaccattcccaaaaggccgaggtaattttatcatttattttctaaacatgttactcacatcagtaccttacgcacattctgcacacgcaggaaacatcaaattcttgattgttgcaatcgactatttcacaaagtgggtcgaagcgagaccgctggcagcaatctcaggaaaaaaggtgcgaaattttgtatgggaagacatcgtctgtcgatttggtataccaaacgaaattgttagcgataacggtacgcagttcgcgggtgacccttttcgcagctggtgcgcggagcttaatattaagcaaacttttacatctgttgcgcatccacaggcgaatggccagtgcgaagtcaccaaccgggatatagtagctggaatcaaagctaggttgggtcatggtcgcgttggttgggtggatgaactaccaaaggttttatgggcgcatagaacaacacccaaagcaagcactggtgagaccccgttcagtttggtctatggatcagaagctgttgtacccgcagaaattggggtaccaacgttccgcatacaaaattttgatgagcaaaataactctgaagctttgcgggaaaatcttaatttgctggaagaacgcagactctctgcggctgtcaacgaagcaaataacaagcaaaaaattgcaaagtattataatcagcgtgtgcgttcgcgctcttacaagtgcggtgacttggtttggcgtcagaacgacgcaagtcatgcggaggatactgggaaactgggcccccatTGGGAAGGTCCATgcagggtagcgaaggcaaacaataccggggcgtaccatctcgagacattagatggaaaacctgtgaaacgcacttggcatgcgacgttattgaaaaaatgttatatgtagctaggtggacctgatcactccagtttattgtagcacattattttttctatgtattttccgtccgtttggatgtgtcgcggttgtaattgtgattaatgctaattaaatatttactcgcgcatacttttgttgtcaatcttttttgtatgcggttcctgcctacttacggggtgtcctctagcccccgtgcggcagaagcctgtttggttacaaggctagacgctaacggcaggcaacgggaattggttttcccctagccaagcgccacgcagactagatggctgcaaagtcgacttaaaaaattacaagcattggtttgcttgtgcgtaattactctcgcattggtttgcttgaggaactcgaagcataaaaacattggcttgtttttagttgcgttgcttaccatacagctatagtgcacctctagtacatgacaaagcgataacgcagtagctttcgagtctaaattattaaagggtaattgttATTGGTTTATTCTACGCAGTAATACccagttttggttaactatgcgcatgggcatgcggttcaccttttgttttgattcgcgatatataaacaaataaacacaccACGCATGCATATCAGGAATGTATATACATCAAATTTACATGAGGTAACTGTTTGTAACGCCTGCCCAACACGAGACTTAGAGCTGCAAAAATACAaatgcctgcctaagcataggacttacggcgcaatccagcacactaataatcctcctttaaaaacccatcgattgacatgttcgggtccgcagcaaatgcgttgattagggggatagggatggacttaatggcttcttccgcctccattaacgctgcagccgttccctcttttagcttcttttgaacgatgtcggggaacggcggtgttagaccgcaagcttggattacctcctgcacagccttgttgatttcatggtccctgaccgcatcaacgtaggcattgaacttgtcggacacaggttctgagtccatcaccttttgcgcaatggtgggGAGTGCAGTGCGCAGCTTCGCCAGATCCGCCTCTGCTAgctcgcggttggttaccgcgtcatccctttccctcgtcaccctttccagctccacccgcagacgctccgcctcgcctttggactggtcaaccgcaccaaccagctcgcggtttttcttcctctcttcaatcagtgcagttttggtttccgccgcggttaactcaaccgccttgcgcgcttcttccgcggcgtccctgtctttcttcacctgatcaacccccgcttgcagcagccctagctctgtttctttccgcaaggccacttgatacaagttagccgaacggcgggcttgatctgcaaccatgccaaaaaagacaaggccgttttggacgaaggcgttgagcgcctgattaaaaggcagcgcggctagttggttgcggaactcagccgggaagatttgttggaggaaggcggactgctctgcggcgttttccgccgataactgggtgagctgcgccaggtttgccaatcggaagttgccgtgtggcggggttggtgtggactcggagtccaggtgtatcgtcttatcctttgactcggcagtagcttcgaggtccggattgacccgcggtggggtgtgatgagtTTCTTCCGCATGCCCTGCGTATTAATAAGTGGTTAGATAAGTGCAAACTTAAATGTGCGGTATGCGCGCAAGCAGAACTCTTACCAGatgatgggggaggtagatccgcagaacggggttcgatgggaacgaagttatcgttccgcttgtcctccctctgtttgggagtgagtttcttcttcttctgttgggattaggaggcttcggcggccttgcgtttattgccggaggtggcaggtgcattctcgccagtcttctcctgctctaacggctggttcacattctgtttgcggaaggcaatgcccgcaatctcctccgcagtcagtactctcttcatcttcatctctgcaaacatgcacgcatgcgttagaacacataaatagcaaactgttagtacgtgattatactattcctaccctttccatccggtccgactatggctggacgcacatcctcccatggccagtgtgcggatatcttccctagccgcaacatcacgttcccgtatgaccggtgcaccagctgtgcgttagcgcactccgctaacagctttgtttcctcgtcatcaaggaccggggttttgttcacatccttttccaccttctcgcaccatataagcgtttgcggaaaagcggtaccaactacagtttggtcaacgaaaaagaaagtttctttccagttacccgcattcgactttggggttttggtgaaattttgtcgggcgaagaaggtgaaccaggatttgtggtgattggctaggcggtatagatgacagaaaactttaaccaacggtaccctgtcgattgcggcgcaccacatttcaaacagaactattttgcctatggcgtacgggtgtagttgccctaatcccactctgaagtgatctaatacgcctaAGAGGAAGTCAGATgggggaaccctaaagttaccatgcttgaacgcatgttcataaatggccactttcttctccgggggctcgtgagcacgctgatggggtaggggtggcaccggattgtacttagCTAAGGAtggatactgtttcactaagtaatctatgtgcttctgctctataacagactctacgctatctacatacgtctcgttagctttagtcattttctaggagtaatcggatgaatactaacctttaaatggtggccggaatgtttgatttttgatcggatttcaaattggcagcgtaacgaggaagcttgaagtaggaaagtggaaatgagctgcaaaatggggtatttatagggaCGATTGGGAGtagtgtgatcgtggctgtacacgtgttacgcaatcgacggccagcactttattgatgcgcgtggatgccagttgggtatgattacatgtacgcgcgtggttggcacgcgcctgacacactgccactttatgtcatgtccgccgaatgggtttctgcgattgtgacaggcatttaatggcatcgaggcgcacgcggaatattaaatgctagccgttttcttgttttttccgcttaatagtttgatgtcatgtgtcttgcgtcatataacatcaaactggggggacataatgataccgcaacccgcatgcgcacctcatatgcatgtgggcgcttaatagtgtgcgtatgcgtgtgcttgtgtgcgctatgcggtatgcggattgtatctgattcctttgttcccggtacggcggttgcttagctgtcaagtaaatatcttttccataattatatccgtgattcgggggagtcagttatggatgagattaacgtgatctgggacggcTCTAGAATTAGGGttggcctataaatacaaaccctaatcatcgtttaccacacacagcacattacgtaaccatcgcatacgatacacattacgtaaaacagcatcttttcaaggttaacaggttagtcttttgtaagctagtacctacgaccttatttggggcctcttgatcgacgaccgttatcagaggtggacttaatcacttggccaccctgccgacatcatcatgtcggccagggttattcacggtagccggaccggagagccacgttctaagatccttaaacccctctttacgtattgagcaggcatatttaaccccacggttaaaatatgcatgatcagtgGAGTACTTGAACCTGCGTGCTACGTGCAAATTCTGTTGTCTAGCAGCACCTCCGATACGGTGGAGCAACGAGTCATCACGTACCAGATTACATAATTATTCGTTAACCTCACCATGGCTGATGGTTGCAAATAAACATCGAGAAGGTGGTATTATCAGTTTTACAGATCCGCTGTCGGGGGATAACTACTTTCTTAAGAAGAATTCACAGGTGCTATCATCGATTGTGGACGACCAAATGTATTGTTCGAGGTATGGTTGGTTGTTGTTTGAGAGCAGAGAATTTAAATGCCCGGTGTTTTTTAACTCCTTCACAAGTGATGTTCGCAAGCTTCCAAATTTCCGTGACATAGATTGCTTATGTTTCTCAGCATCACCTACTAATAATAATTGCATAGTCGCTGGATTTTCATCAGAACAGTCGTGTTTCATCTACTACCCTGTAGGTGTAGGTGTAGGTGTAGGAGGAGGAGCTCGGAAACCATCATCAACCTGGCGTTGCGTCCCTCTGGGTGATGATGataatattttatatactttaacatTTATTGGACAAGATCTTTACGCATTGGGTGAAGGTGGACAAGTTATTGTATTTAAAAATTTGGTGGTGAAGAAAGGATTGAAAAAAAAACTGTTTTAGCCAAAGCACCACCACTGATGATAAGTAGAAGTCGCGATTCCCAGTATTTCCTGATGAATTGTGACGATGAACATCTTTTACTTGTCATTGTGGGTGATGAGTGTGGACAAGTTAAGGTATTCAAGAAGCGAAACGATGATATTGAGGATAAATGGGAGAAAATAGATGGTATAGGGAAGCACACGATCTTTATTGGTGGTACGACATCTGTTTGCGTTGATGCCAAAACGCCTGAAATGGAGAACAAGATCTACTTCCCGCAGCTAGTGTGGTACTCATTCGAAACACACACGTATCACGCGTCATCTGATGggaaaatcatgaaaaaaaaattCCGGGGTTTCTTGGGAGCCAAATCTTATCTCAACTGCCATGCTTGGATACAACCAAGTTGGTGTTAGCTACCTACCTTACCTTAATTAGCTAGCTAGCTTGTATTCTGATGTACACATGTAATGCTTCATGTAGTTTTATGTCTTGCATCTTCCTTTTGCTTTTGATTCATATTTTGTCTTATTCAGATTATTGATTGATACAGGGGTCTCATTGGTAGTCATGCCATGGAAGAGGAAAAAAAAAAGGAATTCAAGAATAAATGATGGATTATATTTCTATGTTATCGTATTCGGTTTGTGTCGTCTTGgtgcttttattgtatttctcatgtCTTCGTTCTTTGCGTTCGATGAGGTTTGAATAATGTTTGTTCATTTGCATAAACTGACCTAGAAACCATCTATAAGTACATTTCTTGAAGAAAATCTATATATGAGGTTCTTCTTTATGAAATTTCCACTTTTATATGCTCTCTCTTTGAAATTCATTGTTTATAGATCACGTGTATACGTACATGTTAGTTAAGTACAAGTCTATATAGGTTTGCCCATAAGTCAATTTTATAGTTCATTGTTTCTGATTCATTTTTAATATAATCGATAGAACTACTTAGTTTACAATAATTGTTTATAGAACTATTTTGAACCATTTGTTAGTTTTGTATTGCTATACATAGATTAGATATATACTTTGAGATATTGAATCATTAAAATGACTATAATATTCTAATATAGATTTCTAATTCAAACCGTAATTTCACACTGAACTAGTATGGAGCATTCGCCAGATGTTGGTGATGGACTTGAAACAGTAAAATAAAAGCTACAACGCTTTTTTGAAATTCGAGGTTTTCGTAAAACAAGAAACTTACTCCGAACAATAAGACGAATAAGAGAGATTCATCAAATAGATGAATGACTCTGAAACGTACAAGACATAAACTTACCACATAAACTTACGAGCTCGACTAAATAATACGAGTAATATATACCCATAATTATTTttagaataaataataataataatatgagttcATATAATTGTGAGTTTATTAGACAAAAATGTACgttgatcaaaaagtggtgtgtgacgATCACCTCCCCAACTAATACCGACCAAGATACAAGAGACAAAATACAACAATAGGGTGACCAATGTAACCGTCGACGAAAACATTTTTATGCTAGAGTAATAAATAATAATTGTATGGAGTATGTAAAACCTTGTATAAAATCACAGCATAAATTGTCTAATTTGTAGATTAAACAAATTTAGGATATCATTTATCACCACCCCAGTTGTTGGAGACTGCCAGATTTATTGACATGAGTGGCGGTGGTTGGTGGCGAGTCTTAGTTGTTGGATACAGCTCGATGACGTGATTATTTCTCGTTAGGCTCCTCTTTCCCAGATGTGTCATACTTTTTGTTCCAGATGACAATCTCCATGTTAGAGATCTGCTTTCAGCTTCGACGATGTGACTAATATTTTTCGGTTGGGGTCCTCTTCTATGGCGGCTCGAGGAAAATAGTGTTGGACGGTGTTTTGAATTTTGACGGATTTGGCGGTTTTTGGCGTTCTCCTAACAATCCGTTGCGTTTTGTAGGAAATGATTTTGGTTTGGCCTGTATTCAGGCTTTAGTTGTAGCTTTGGTCAATTGGTTTGTTATTCTGTTAATTTCTATCCACCTTGTTGGTGGTTATGTTGTGTTAGTCTTAGCTTGTTTGTTTGTTCACTTATGTTTTGTGTTTGTTGACTAGGCTAGTTTTTTGATTTCCGTTGTAATGGTTTGTACCATGAAACCATGGTCGAATCCGTTTATTTATATTATCCTTTTTCTAGAAAAagtagaaaaaaatataaaaaaatatattaacaaTTGTATAAAACTTGTATTAGACCATCATAACGATATGTTTATGTTTctcaattaattaattttttttttttaaaatatggcTCCATCGTGTAGCATTAATCATTCAATCAAGGTAGAAGGGAAATGGAACAAGTAAAGAGGACAATATAGAGAAAAGGGACTAAGGGAGAGATTAAAAACCCGTAACAATGAATATTAGGGTAAAACAAAAATTCAACAAATAATGCAAAATCCGAATCAACCAATTGAACAGTAAACACCGGCAACGTGAGTTTCCCTTAAAAAGAAAGAATAATAATGTTATAGCTGTTAAAAACATGATAGCATAATGCCGTTTACTATTGAGGTACATCGTGTAAGGGTTTATATAGTTGATATAAGATATAGGATTGGTACGAGTATTTTGACTAAATTTGTCCCAACTATCTTTCAAAGTCAGAACAAAACTACTACAACTTATTATAATAAACATTagatgcttttaaaaaaaaaaagttgcgTTGAAGTATGAGTGTATAACTTTAGTAGGTGTTTGGAATGACGGTTGGTTATAGATTTTTAGGAATAGAAATGACATCAAAAAGATATTTATTGTAATATCGTAGGGCAAATCTCACATCAAAAGTAAATATAAGAGATTTTAGAGTTATAAGGTAAATATCCTCACTAGACTCAACGCATTTTAGGCACAAGCACAATAGATTACTTTAGAACTTTGCAGTTAAACGTGTTCGAGTGAGAGTTGTACTAGAATGAGTGATATGCTGAGAAGTTTTTGTGAAACCGTGAGCATGTACAATTCTTCCATTTCTTTGGACAACGTTCTTGTCATTTATTTCTATATCCTTATCCGCGTTTTTTGCATTTTGGTTATAAAATTTGGAATGTTCGCAACTTATCtcgataatttattaattatgaatATGAATTTTAAAAGTTATAATATTATATTGTTGACTTGATTTTTTTCAAATTAATTAAAAAATTAGTATCAAAATGTATATTGCAATATAGTAGAACAATTTTTAAAGTGTAAATACTCTTGAAAAATGTCTTTGTAGATTAAAATACTACTCCGATTGAAATTTACCattagataaaaataaaaataaaaataaaaaaaataaaagattgGGCTTCATATTCCTTGATCAACTTGAATCATGGACATGTTTAATTTACCTTGAAATCTTGAAACTTTTAACATTCAAACCGAAACTCGAATGTATAATAAACGCAATTGATTATATGCATGCACATGCACATGCACATTAAATGGTATGAACATGAGAAAATGGCatcaaaatgcattgaactttcatcaaaatcctattgtatgcattcaactttcaaaagtcctattgtatgcattcaactttatattttctcctattgtatgcattcaacatgTTATAACAGGTTACCTTCTAAGTCACCTTCTAAATATTTACATCTTTAGTCCCTCATATTTGTAAATTCTAATTTCATTAGTCCTCCTCTTAAACAAAACATTTATATCTTCATacattcatcatcttcattttgtctaaattatatattaattataaaccgATTCTGATCTACATTATATATGCGAACTGGAAAATAACATAAGTGAAGAGAATGAAGAAATGCAGAATAAAGTAAGCTTCTTTCTCAGTTtagcaaaaatatcacacttaTGAATGTAATCATCCATCAAAAATTGTAGATTTCTTGAAATAATCTTACAAATAACACCCTTGTCTTATTCTTACCATTAAAGAGATGAATTTTTATAAATAGGGTTGCAAACGAGTTGACCCGAGCTCAAACTCGACTTATTTAGTCTAAGCTTGAGCTCAACTTGATAGTGCGACGAGTATTCATGGCGCAGCTTGATACTCCACCTTcgtgggattgggttttgttgttgttgtaaaaagagtttttttaaactaaaaataatttatatGCAACATTTAGAACAGACGAGTAGTCAAAAAATCATGTAAAATAGCCTAACAAAACTAGACCCAAATAATTTGTGTATTGCAATTACAATTTAGTTTAAATATACACAGGCTCAAACTCAATCTCGGTTTGATATAGATCTTGAGCTCAGTTTTATAAGCTTTAGAACATGCTAAAACTCGAATAAAGCTTGATTCGATCAGAGTTTAGGCTCCAGTTGCTCCATAAGAACTCGGATTCTTATGCAGCCCTACTTAGAAATATCTAAAAGCTAGCATGTATAACTAGATCTTACTTGCctgtatgtatttttttttttttttggtttcatCTCATTTTCATTTCCGAGTTTCTTTAATCATTTTTTTAGATTTAAAAAATTTGTCCAAATCTCATTCTTGCTGGTTAAAATGTATTTGTTTTTAAGAATCTGACCTAAAAGACTAGACTTAATTGTGTTGTGTGTTTTCAATTTTAAGCTAATGTAAGTTCTTTGTTTACCTGCTGATTAATGAGACTTGGACTTTTAAGAGATGGAAACAAGAGCTTCACCATGAAGAAAGGGTTTCGGAGTAGTATTTTTCATGCTTCACCATGAAAGTTGAATGTATATGAGTTATTTTGATAACATAGGCTACTTTTTtcctgtaagggtgcaaaccaaagtcaatATTACACACTTATTTAtggatatataattaatatataatttagataagatgaagatgatgaatgtatGAAGATGATGAATGTATGAAGATATAAATGTGTTGCTTAACGGAAGGACTAATGAAATTAAATTTACAAATATGAGAGACTAAAGATGTAAATATTTAGAAGGTGAtaacctgttataacaggttgaatgcatacaataggagaaaatataaaattgaatgcatacaataggacttttgaaagttaaatgcatacaataggattttGATGAAAGTTCAACGCATTTTGGTGTCATTTTCCCTATGAACATATAATAAACCAACCAACAATATTATCCAAGCATTTATAttctatttattatataaaattaaacgAAAGTAACCACTACtaaatttaaatacagtacatgtcTCTACTCTCTACCATGCTCCAAAAGTTACATAGTACATTCAAAACTATAAACAATTTGAAGCTCAAAAAAGGTACTTACATTGAAATTTGAAATATTTTGAATGTTGAAAGTTGGCTCATAGGCTGGGTATTTTACTATTTTATAGTAAACAAAAAGCAACCCACATGTAAACACTAGATTCTGGCTGTCTCTAACTAACACTAACACCTATTCCAttccattcaaattcaaattcaaattgaaAAGGGTCTATTTCTAATGCTTGGAGAACACCACCAAAATCAACATTGACATAGATACACCAATTTTAAACCCTGAACTTTCCCAAAATTTCTGTTTGTCACCATTTCCACCATTACAGTTACCATTCTTTGTTGCTTCTAGTTCTTCTTTCACTTCTTTAAGCGCCTTGTCTCGCCTCTCGCCCATCTGAAATCGTATTGTATAAAAAGATAGAAACTTTAGTTCATACTCCATTTTTTAATTTATGTGTCAACATCAGCACATTGGATTGAAAATTTAACAAGTGGAAAGTGAATTAAATTGTACTTTTTGGTCATAAAAGATTATAGATAATCTTATTCTAAGAACATTATATAAAATCACTAGGATGAACATGGTTTGGGTCACTAGACGAAATTTAACACCTACCATGTAAATTAATTGTTTTGACATGAACACTTATTAACCCACCCATTTTGCATCTAATTGCACAGAACCAACAGGACATTAAAAGACTAACCCTTTGGAGCTTTCGGGTTTGAGCCCGAGCTTCATGAAGACAAAATTCTAGTTTTAGAACCCTTTTCTTCAACTCCTGATCAGCTCTACGATGTTTCTCCAACTATCACAACGAAGATATACaattgtaataacaataacaagcATTCAAGaattaaaagtatatattttaccaACAAACAATAAAAGAAATAAATAAGACTCCGAAAATGTACATACTTGTGACTCCAGATCCTTGGTTTTGAGTTTCCAATGTGCAGACATAACGCGAATTTCATCTCTCAACTTAGCAATTTCTTCATCTTTATCAGATAAAAGTTTATTCATTTTTTCAACATTTCTAGGTGAAACCTCATCAAGAATCTTCCTCAATTCGCAATAACTATTGGTGCTACTCTTGGCTAGAGCTTGCATGATGTCATGCTCAACTCGCATTACTTcatcttttagttgtaattgtgaaGATTCTCGTAATTGAAGATCCTTATGCAAAAGATCTAGTTGCCCTCCCAGTTCATTAACACGAGCTTGGTGCTCTTTTAATGACTTGTTTTTCTGATCCAATTCCTTTAAAAGAGCTGTGCATTGAAGCTGTGCAGATTGAGCCGAGGCTGCACTTGCTTCTGCTGTTGCCTTTGTAGATGAAAGCTCTGAATTAAGATAATCCAGGTCCCGTAGATACTGTCACGCATAAAGATTCAAAAAAAcctcacatttattattattataataatcaatAGATAGATACAATTAGAAACTTATAAGAGCCTCATAACTCAT includes these proteins:
- the LOC139853014 gene encoding nuclear envelope-associated protein 2-like isoform X1, with the translated sequence MSSVSSTREIDPLLRDLSEKKQNFRRNVVSLAAELKDVRNRLSFQEESFAKESLTRQEAEDRAKNMELEICRLQKCLDERNQQLQTSSSDAEKYLRDLDYLNSELSSTKATAEASAASAQSAQLQCTALLKELDQKNKSLKEHQARVNELGGQLDLLHKDLQLRESSQLQLKDEVMRVEHDIMQALAKSSTNSYCELRKILDEVSPRNVEKMNKLLSDKDEEIAKLRDEIRVMSAHWKLKTKDLESQLEKHRRADQELKKRVLKLEFCLHEARAQTRKLQRMGERRDKALKEVKEELEATKNGNCNGGNGDKQKFWESSGFKIGVSMSMLILVVFSKH
- the LOC139853014 gene encoding nuclear envelope-associated protein 2-like isoform X2 is translated as MSSVSSTREIDPLLRDLSEKKQNFRRNVVSLAAELKDVRNRLSFQEESFAKESLTRQEAEDRAKNMELEICRLQKCLDERNQQLQTSSSDAEKYLRDLDYLNSELSSTKATAEASAASAQSAQLQCTALLKELDQKNKSLKEHQARVNELGGQLDLLHKDLQLRESSQLQLKDEVMRVEHDIMQALAKSSTNSYCELRKILDEVSPRNVEKMNKLLSDKDEEIAKLRDEIRVMSAHWKLKTKDLESQLEKHRRADQELKKRVLKLEFCLHEARAQTRKLQRVSLLMSCWFCAIRCKMGGLISVHVKTINLHDGREARQGA